In Sulfitobacter sp. M39, the following proteins share a genomic window:
- a CDS encoding ABC transporter permease, whose product MAFAEATPALLPPTVWQRLKKRKLALFGMALIALTIFGALFAPYLTPYEPNDQMFDGLTMQGAPMAPGAQFALGTDLLGRDLLTRILYGARTSLIIGVLANGVALIIGTFIGVTAGYFGGIWGNILMRFTDLMMAFPALLLAICLAAIFQPSLWIVAMVIATVNWVQTARVLYAETASLSQREFIAAERTLGAGNVRILFKHILPHLTPTIIVWGTLGISTTVLLEATLSFLGVGVQPPTPSWGNIIFENQTYFQAAPWLVFFPGVAIVTLALAFNLVGDALRDVLDPTQRGRA is encoded by the coding sequence GTGGCATTTGCTGAGGCGACACCTGCACTTTTGCCACCTACGGTTTGGCAGCGATTGAAGAAGCGTAAGCTTGCTCTGTTTGGCATGGCATTAATTGCTTTGACCATCTTTGGTGCTCTGTTCGCACCGTACCTCACTCCATATGAGCCAAACGATCAGATGTTTGATGGTCTCACGATGCAAGGCGCACCGATGGCACCTGGGGCGCAGTTTGCACTGGGAACCGATCTGCTTGGTCGGGATTTGTTGACGCGCATCTTATACGGCGCACGCACCTCGCTAATTATTGGTGTTTTGGCGAATGGAGTCGCCCTGATTATCGGAACTTTTATCGGTGTCACTGCGGGCTATTTCGGGGGAATTTGGGGCAACATCCTCATGAGGTTCACCGACCTCATGATGGCGTTCCCTGCGCTTTTGCTGGCAATTTGCCTCGCGGCGATATTCCAACCGTCATTGTGGATCGTTGCTATGGTTATTGCCACAGTGAACTGGGTACAAACCGCACGGGTGCTTTATGCCGAGACTGCAAGCCTGTCGCAGCGTGAGTTTATAGCTGCAGAGCGTACTTTAGGCGCAGGAAATGTTCGCATCTTATTCAAGCACATTCTGCCACACCTTACACCTACAATAATTGTCTGGGGTACACTGGGCATCTCGACCACGGTGCTGCTTGAGGCGACGCTTAGCTTTCTTGGGGTAGGGGTCCAGCCTCCCACACCGAGCTGGGGCAATATCATCTTCGAGAACCAAACATACTTTCAAGCGGCTCCCTGGCTTGTGTTTTTCCCCGGCGTGGCAATCGTTACTTTAGCCTTGGCCTTCAATCTTGTGGGTGACGCGCTGCGTGATGTGCTGGACCCTACACAACGGGGGCG
- a CDS encoding ANTAR domain-containing response regulator produces the protein MSTQIDIAGLEGARAIVLHPAHDRLQILLRQLRAIGLEAETAWPKLPASAITADFILYDTDAGHDAQFPWASGQSPMPMIALVGSEAPGRIEWASKTGADALLVKPLAASGVFASLLMARQSFERRKALLAEIGALRDRVSARQTIVQAVSLLAKKTGSEETAYDDLRQLAMAWKMTMEDAAVQIVKHSETTGANRGIC, from the coding sequence ATGAGCACACAAATTGATATTGCGGGGTTAGAAGGGGCTCGTGCAATTGTTTTGCACCCAGCGCATGACCGTCTACAAATATTGCTGCGTCAATTGCGGGCCATCGGTCTTGAGGCGGAAACCGCTTGGCCAAAGCTGCCTGCTTCCGCGATCACAGCCGATTTCATTCTTTACGACACGGATGCAGGCCATGATGCTCAATTTCCCTGGGCGTCGGGGCAGTCGCCTATGCCCATGATTGCACTCGTCGGATCTGAAGCGCCGGGGCGGATCGAATGGGCATCCAAGACAGGGGCCGATGCATTGCTGGTCAAGCCGCTGGCTGCGAGTGGCGTTTTTGCGTCTCTTTTAATGGCGCGGCAATCGTTCGAAAGACGAAAAGCATTGTTGGCTGAAATTGGTGCCCTGCGGGATCGCGTGTCAGCGCGGCAGACGATTGTTCAAGCCGTAAGCCTATTAGCGAAAAAAACGGGCTCTGAAGAGACCGCATACGACGACCTACGCCAACTCGCGATGGCATGGAAAATGACAATGGAGGACGCAGCGGTGCAGATCGTTAAGCATTCGGAGACGACAGGAGCTAACCGTGGCATTTGCTGA
- a CDS encoding transporter substrate-binding protein, with product MSKTFDLGVLYSRSGTYQLLSEALFTGAMSAIESVNANHDLPVSFNPIVRDPAGELTNYAPMCAEILSSSNAKHVVGCVTSSSRKEVIPELDRAQATLWYNVPYEGFETSARVVYSHAATNQNILPLLGWATRHFGMSVYLVGSNYIWGWETCRVMRTRLEAADGSVLGERYLPLGDTSVESLIEDIEKSRPKFILNSLVGASSYAFIKAYAELGQRDPYFASDNCPLLSCNLTEAELPVLGNAAEGLISVGPSFRKNPTSNGEGSSLERTAFQSVLTLAEALAHGASGPFDSYLAQHGARYGIDPATQHKSLDVHIAQVRNSAFKILHSWSDIAPDPYLTRPSRHPKFSDPMLKVVQA from the coding sequence ATGTCTAAGACATTCGATCTCGGTGTATTGTACTCACGTTCAGGCACGTATCAGCTGTTGTCTGAGGCGTTGTTCACCGGCGCAATGTCGGCGATTGAAAGTGTTAACGCCAACCATGATTTGCCGGTTTCTTTTAACCCTATCGTCCGGGACCCAGCAGGGGAACTGACCAACTACGCCCCAATGTGCGCGGAAATCCTATCCAGTTCTAATGCGAAGCATGTGGTTGGCTGCGTCACTTCCTCAAGCCGCAAAGAAGTTATTCCTGAGCTCGATCGCGCACAGGCAACCCTATGGTACAACGTGCCCTATGAGGGGTTCGAGACGTCAGCACGCGTTGTCTACTCCCATGCTGCTACTAACCAGAACATTCTGCCGCTGCTTGGCTGGGCAACGCGTCACTTCGGTATGTCGGTCTACCTTGTTGGATCCAATTACATTTGGGGGTGGGAAACGTGCAGAGTAATGCGCACGCGGCTTGAAGCTGCGGACGGTTCTGTATTGGGCGAACGTTACCTGCCGCTTGGCGATACATCCGTAGAAAGCTTGATCGAGGATATCGAAAAAAGTCGCCCGAAATTCATCTTGAACTCACTTGTAGGAGCCTCCTCATACGCTTTCATCAAAGCCTATGCTGAACTGGGGCAACGTGACCCATATTTCGCATCTGACAACTGCCCGTTGCTATCGTGTAATCTAACAGAAGCTGAACTTCCTGTACTCGGCAACGCAGCAGAGGGATTGATTTCGGTCGGTCCATCATTCCGTAAGAACCCCACATCTAACGGGGAGGGCTCTTCCTTAGAGCGTACTGCTTTTCAGTCTGTGCTGACTTTGGCTGAAGCTCTTGCGCACGGTGCAAGTGGACCGTTCGACAGCTATTTGGCGCAACATGGAGCCCGCTACGGAATTGATCCCGCGACACAACATAAGTCGCTCGATGTGCATATCGCGCAGGTTCGAAACAGCGCTTTTAAAATTCTGCACAGTTGGTCGGATATTGCACCCGACCCGTATCTCACCCGACCATCGAGACACCCTAAGTTTAGCGATCCGATGCTGAAGGTCGTGCAAGCATGA